In Candidatus Nitrosotenuis uzonensis, a single window of DNA contains:
- a CDS encoding 2-amino-3,7-dideoxy-D-threo-hept-6-ulosonate synthase — protein MVSGLEIRMSRILRKGKMLCIPMDHGISSGPIEGLENPASIISRCETHGLTSVIINKGIIKSLPRPTRVGILAHFSASTSLSMSPNRKMLTGSAEEALRLGADGVSLHINVGGKEEPEMLEQLGRISEQCHNLNVPLLAMMYPRGENIKNPHDPEIVGHVARIGAELGADIVKTLYTGDVDSFAKVVKSIPVPVVIAGGPKAKTDADILQMTEDAMKAGAKGVTYGRNIFAHKSPEKMVGALAAIIFGKESAKEAEKRLGKK, from the coding sequence ATGGTCAGTGGCCTTGAGATAAGAATGAGTCGGATTTTGCGCAAAGGCAAGATGTTGTGCATTCCGATGGATCATGGAATCTCAAGCGGGCCGATTGAGGGTCTTGAGAATCCTGCATCGATAATATCAAGATGCGAGACTCACGGCCTTACAAGTGTGATAATTAACAAGGGAATAATCAAGTCGTTGCCAAGACCTACAAGGGTCGGAATTTTGGCGCATTTTTCTGCAAGCACATCACTATCTATGTCACCTAATAGGAAGATGCTCACAGGCAGTGCGGAAGAGGCTTTGCGTCTTGGAGCAGACGGAGTGTCGCTGCACATCAACGTGGGTGGAAAGGAGGAGCCAGAGATGCTAGAGCAGCTTGGCAGGATCTCCGAGCAGTGTCATAACCTAAACGTGCCGCTGCTTGCCATGATGTATCCAAGAGGAGAGAACATCAAGAACCCGCATGACCCGGAAATTGTAGGACATGTTGCAAGAATAGGGGCAGAGCTTGGAGCAGATATTGTAAAGACGCTGTACACCGGGGATGTGGATTCTTTTGCCAAGGTAGTCAAGTCAATACCAGTACCAGTGGTAATTGCTGGCGGCCCGAAGGCAAAGACTGATGCTGACATTTTACAGATGACAGAAGATGCTATGAAGGCAGGTGCCAAGGGGGTCACCTACGGCCGCAACATCTTTGCGCACAAGAGTCCCGAGAAGATGGTCGGAGCTCTTGCTGCCATAATATTTGGAAAGGAATCAGCAAAGGAAGCAGAAAAAAGACTTGGAAAAAAATAA